The following are encoded in a window of Lichenicola cladoniae genomic DNA:
- the trhA gene encoding PAQR family membrane homeostasis protein TrhA, producing the protein MNFPTYRDDEAAADRAIHIVGLIVAFGGLSWLLARSLPNTNVAGAVALIVYAVGVLCMLGASAAYNLCPPSPLKATLCLVDRSMIFVMIAGSYAPYALHALPPNIGLPLFIVVWTLALVGVVLTLFWFERFQKVSLWLYLGMGWLLVAVLRPLIAWLPPTVLYLLLGGGLTYSLGTVFHSWERLRFHNAIWHLLVLVAVLTHLAAIMLIFTPH; encoded by the coding sequence ATGAACTTCCCGACCTATCGCGACGACGAAGCGGCAGCAGACCGCGCGATCCACATCGTCGGCCTGATCGTGGCGTTCGGCGGCCTGTCCTGGTTGCTCGCCCGCAGCCTTCCCAACACGAATGTCGCCGGGGCCGTAGCGCTCATCGTCTACGCCGTTGGCGTGCTCTGCATGCTCGGAGCGTCGGCCGCCTACAATCTGTGCCCGCCGAGTCCCCTCAAGGCGACCCTGTGCCTGGTCGACCGATCGATGATCTTCGTGATGATCGCCGGCAGCTACGCGCCGTACGCCCTGCACGCGCTCCCGCCCAACATCGGCCTGCCGCTGTTCATCGTCGTCTGGACACTGGCCCTGGTCGGGGTGGTGCTGACCCTGTTCTGGTTCGAGCGGTTCCAGAAGGTGTCGCTCTGGCTGTATCTCGGCATGGGCTGGCTGCTGGTCGCCGTGCTCCGACCGCTGATCGCCTGGCTGCCCCCAACGGTGCTGTATCTGCTGCTTGGCGGCGGCCTGACCTATTCGCTCGGCACCGTGTTCCACAGTTGGGAGCGGCTCCGGTTCCACAACGCGATCTGGCATCTCCTGGTACTGGTGGCGGTGCTGACGCATCTGGCTGCGATCATGCTGATTTTCACACCGCATTAA
- a CDS encoding DUF427 domain-containing protein → MASTEDLPAASGIEDVWTYPRPPALQRVPQRVRIMFGGQTIALTDAAWRVLETSHPPVYYLPPSAFPDGVLEPAQGTSFCEWKGLARYWSVRSGSQFAERAGWSYPEPDPAYAALRDHVAVYAGAMQACFVGDEQVTPQPGGFYGGWVTRNLKGPFKGGPGSMGW, encoded by the coding sequence ATGGCGTCCACTGAGGATCTCCCTGCCGCTTCGGGCATCGAGGATGTCTGGACCTACCCCCGCCCGCCTGCGCTTCAGCGGGTCCCGCAGCGTGTGCGGATCATGTTCGGTGGACAGACCATTGCCCTGACCGATGCCGCATGGCGTGTGCTCGAGACGTCGCATCCGCCGGTCTATTACCTGCCGCCGTCTGCATTCCCGGACGGCGTGCTGGAGCCGGCGCAGGGCACCAGCTTTTGTGAATGGAAGGGCCTGGCGCGATACTGGTCCGTTCGGTCGGGCAGCCAGTTCGCCGAGCGAGCCGGCTGGAGCTACCCCGAGCCCGACCCCGCCTATGCGGCCCTGCGCGATCATGTCGCCGTCTATGCCGGTGCCATGCAGGCCTGCTTCGTCGGCGACGAGCAGGTGACGCCGCAGCCGGGCGGATTCTATGGCGGGTGGGTCACCCGTAACCTTAAGGGTCCGTTCAAGGGCGGGCCTGGCAGCATGGGCTGGTAG
- a CDS encoding cold-shock protein, translating into MSTGTVKWFNSQKGYGFIQPDDGSKDIFVHISAVERAGLTGLNEGQKISYELERGQQGKVSAGNLQAS; encoded by the coding sequence ATGTCAACAGGTACAGTGAAGTGGTTCAACAGTCAGAAGGGCTATGGTTTCATCCAGCCCGACGATGGTTCGAAGGACATCTTCGTACACATTTCCGCCGTTGAGCGTGCAGGCCTGACCGGTCTGAACGAGGGTCAGAAGATCAGCTACGAGCTCGAGCGTGGCCAGCAGGGCAAGGTCTCTGCCGGAAACCTCCAGGCGAGCTGA
- a CDS encoding SDR family NAD(P)-dependent oxidoreductase encodes MRSFEPGGSAVVVGAGGGIGAALVSGLLQTEAFSSVWALSRDGDTGRDGRLRRGRIDVGDEPSIAAACLSLSLGVEQGAGPIRLVIVATGMLHRPGMQPEKTYRALDADALMLSYRINAIGPALVAKHMLPLLARPGRAVFAALSARVGSIGDNRTGGWHGYRASKAALNMILLNLAIETQRRAPDTLVVGLHPGTVDSGLSRPFQRGVAEDRLFTPAHSADRLLAVIDGLGAGDSGRVLDWSGQVVVP; translated from the coding sequence ATGCGATCCTTCGAACCGGGTGGCAGTGCGGTCGTGGTCGGTGCCGGTGGTGGCATCGGCGCGGCGCTTGTTTCCGGATTGCTGCAGACCGAGGCGTTTTCCTCCGTCTGGGCGTTGTCGCGCGACGGCGATACCGGGCGCGACGGCAGGCTGCGGCGTGGCCGCATCGATGTCGGGGACGAACCCAGCATTGCGGCCGCATGCCTTTCCCTGTCGCTTGGGGTCGAACAGGGTGCCGGGCCGATCCGGCTGGTGATCGTGGCGACGGGCATGCTGCACAGGCCGGGAATGCAGCCGGAGAAGACCTATCGGGCGCTCGATGCGGACGCGCTGATGCTGAGCTACCGGATCAACGCGATCGGGCCGGCACTGGTCGCCAAGCACATGCTGCCGTTGCTCGCCCGGCCCGGCCGAGCGGTATTCGCGGCGCTCTCGGCGCGGGTCGGGAGCATCGGCGACAACCGCACCGGTGGCTGGCACGGCTACCGGGCGTCGAAGGCGGCGCTCAACATGATCCTGCTGAACCTGGCGATCGAGACGCAGCGGCGTGCACCGGACACGCTTGTTGTCGGGCTGCATCCCGGCACCGTCGATAGCGGCTTGAGCCGGCCGTTCCAGCGCGGTGTCGCCGAAGATCGGCTGTTCACGCCCGCGCATTCGGCGGACCGCCTGCTCGCGGTGATCGACGGACTGGGCGCCGGGGACAGCGGCCGGGTGCTGGACTGGTCGGGGCAGGTGGTCGTGCCCTGA
- a CDS encoding DUF1345 domain-containing protein: MPNFINPLRHRPSLMTGLGVAVLVAMLAGTRLGLVTSALIGWDVGIVAYGAVFLAIMWRTTPESLKRIADLLDEGRLGILGATIVAAVASLGAIVFELAHAHGKAHGGFLEGLGGVTVLLSWFFIHTIFATHYAHEFWQRGGLIFPGNDRPNSSEFLYFSFCVAVASQVSDVSTQTASMRKLVLAHSMVAYLFNTAVIALGVNIAASLAG, from the coding sequence ATGCCGAACTTCATCAACCCTCTCCGACATCGCCCCTCGCTCATGACCGGCCTGGGCGTGGCCGTACTCGTGGCGATGCTGGCCGGCACGCGGCTGGGGCTGGTCACGTCGGCACTGATCGGCTGGGATGTCGGAATCGTCGCCTACGGCGCAGTGTTCCTGGCGATCATGTGGCGCACCACGCCCGAAAGCCTCAAGCGCATCGCGGACCTGCTCGATGAGGGACGCCTGGGCATTCTCGGCGCCACGATCGTGGCTGCGGTCGCGTCGCTGGGCGCGATCGTGTTCGAGTTGGCGCACGCGCACGGCAAGGCGCATGGCGGCTTCCTCGAGGGGCTCGGCGGCGTCACCGTGCTGCTGTCCTGGTTCTTCATCCACACGATTTTCGCGACACACTACGCGCATGAGTTCTGGCAGCGCGGTGGCCTGATCTTCCCGGGCAACGACAGGCCGAACTCGTCGGAGTTCCTGTATTTCTCGTTCTGCGTTGCGGTCGCCAGTCAGGTCAGCGACGTGTCCACACAGACGGCGTCGATGCGCAAGCTGGTGCTGGCGCACTCGATGGTGGCCTACCTGTTCAACACCGCGGTGATAGCCCTTGGTGTGAACATCGCGGCATCCCTCGCCGGCTAA